One Marinibacterium anthonyi genomic region harbors:
- the mhqO_1 gene encoding Putative ring-cleaving dioxygenase MhqO, translated as MSLPINGLHHVTSLASDARVNNDFFTGTLGLRRVKKTVNFDAPDTYHLYYGDAAGTPGSVMTYFPFAHMMPGRAGVGEVGETVFAVPEGSLDFWSDRLGSTDKVTRFGETHLRFAGPDGDRFALVESADARHGWTGSVGADEAVRGFKGASIKLRDGGATGELLRFMGYEAEATEGDVTRYRVPNGNGADVVDIEVLPGAPLARQGSGSVHHIAFSVPDRAAQDVVRKAIADTGYQITPPIDRDYFWAVYFRTPGGVLFEVATAEPGFDRDEAPEHLGETLKLPFLHERRRSAIEAHLDPIGA; from the coding sequence ATGTCCCTTCCGATCAACGGCCTTCACCATGTCACTTCGCTGGCCTCGGATGCCCGCGTGAACAATGATTTCTTCACCGGCACCCTTGGCCTGCGCCGGGTCAAGAAGACGGTCAACTTCGACGCGCCCGACACCTACCACCTGTATTACGGCGATGCCGCCGGCACCCCCGGCAGCGTGATGACCTATTTCCCCTTCGCCCACATGATGCCCGGCCGCGCCGGGGTGGGCGAGGTCGGCGAAACGGTCTTTGCCGTGCCCGAGGGCAGCCTGGACTTCTGGTCCGACCGCCTTGGCAGCACCGACAAGGTGACCCGTTTCGGCGAAACGCATTTGCGCTTTGCCGGCCCCGATGGCGACCGTTTCGCTTTGGTCGAAAGCGCGGATGCGCGCCACGGCTGGACCGGATCGGTCGGCGCGGATGAGGCGGTGCGCGGCTTCAAGGGCGCATCGATCAAGCTGCGCGATGGCGGTGCCACGGGCGAGTTGCTGCGCTTCATGGGCTACGAGGCCGAGGCGACCGAAGGCGATGTCACCCGCTACCGGGTGCCGAACGGCAACGGCGCCGATGTCGTCGACATCGAAGTCCTGCCGGGTGCGCCGCTGGCGCGGCAGGGCAGCGGATCGGTCCACCACATCGCCTTCTCGGTCCCCGACCGGGCGGCGCAGGACGTGGTGCGCAAGGCCATCGCCGACACCGGCTACCAGATCACGCCCCCGATCGACCGCGACTATTTCTGGGCGGTCTACTTCCGTACGCCCGGCGGGGTGCTGTTCGAAGTCGCCACGGCCGAACCCGGCTTTGACCGCGACGAGGCGCCCGAACATCTGGGCGAAACCCTGAAACTGCCGTTCCTGCACGAACGCCGCCGCTCGGCGATCGAGGCCCACCTTGATCCGATCGGCGCGTAA
- the catD_2 gene encoding 3-oxoadipate enol-lactonase 2, which produces MTQESFTAFEGIYHGYRPAEGDAPTVVFANSLGTDLRVWDRVVALLPADWGVLRQDKRGHGLSVAGEALSIETLADDVEVLLDHYGITAFVGVGLSVGGLIMQRLAVRRPDDMTHLMLSDTAAKIGSPEIWDPRIATVMSKGIASIGDAILERWFAAPYRDTQDFAMWRMMLERTPAKGYADVCAAIRDADYRDDLARIKQPTLVVAGAEDTSTPPDLVKSTADGISGATFQTIANAGHLPCVEQPRVFADLLMGHLG; this is translated from the coding sequence GTGACACAGGAAAGCTTTACGGCTTTTGAAGGGATCTATCACGGCTATCGCCCCGCCGAGGGCGACGCGCCGACCGTGGTGTTTGCCAATTCGCTGGGCACCGATCTGCGGGTCTGGGACCGGGTCGTGGCGCTGCTGCCTGCGGACTGGGGCGTGCTGCGTCAGGACAAGCGCGGCCACGGGCTGAGCGTGGCGGGCGAGGCGCTGAGCATCGAGACGCTGGCCGATGACGTCGAGGTGCTGCTGGATCACTACGGGATCACCGCGTTTGTCGGTGTCGGCCTGTCCGTCGGCGGGCTGATCATGCAGCGGCTGGCGGTGCGCCGGCCCGATGACATGACCCACCTGATGCTGTCGGACACGGCGGCCAAGATCGGATCGCCCGAGATCTGGGATCCGCGGATCGCCACCGTGATGTCCAAGGGCATCGCGTCCATCGGCGATGCGATCCTGGAACGCTGGTTCGCCGCGCCCTACCGCGACACGCAGGATTTCGCCATGTGGCGGATGATGCTGGAACGCACACCGGCCAAGGGGTACGCCGATGTCTGCGCCGCGATCCGGGATGCCGATTACCGCGACGACCTGGCCAGGATCAAGCAGCCGACGCTGGTGGTCGCGGGGGCCGAAGATACGTCGACCCCGCCGGACCTGGTGAAATCGACCGCCGACGGGATCAGTGGCGCGACGTTCCAGACCATCGCCAATGCCGGCCACCTGCCGTGCGTGGAACAGCCCAGGGTCTTCGCCGACCTGTTGATGGGCCACCTGGGCTGA
- the hcaR_1 gene encoding Hca operon transcriptional activator, with protein MLTLRHYELLVILAEELHFGRASERLGISQPQLTQQLKQMEELIGTMLFERNRRKVDLAPAGHLLLPEARAVLRHAVKANDVAMRVGQGKIGELALGYVGAASYSGVLARLLRLYRDKAPDVQLQLTAMDLDLQFPEVSAGNLDAGIVRLPFPNMPENLVTRTLRQEKLWIALPGEHRLKDSDGVRLADLGGEPFVATHLPPNTGFSASMHRACAAAGIIPDIVHRSPQFASIVSLVAAGLGVAVVPEAMKNLYVPDVIYRPLMDVKETANISIVYQAHRESPALDLFLSCLDGVSN; from the coding sequence ATGCTGACGCTCAGGCATTATGAACTGCTGGTCATCCTGGCCGAAGAGCTTCATTTCGGCCGTGCCTCCGAACGGTTGGGCATATCGCAGCCGCAGCTCACCCAGCAGTTGAAGCAGATGGAAGAACTCATCGGCACGATGCTCTTTGAACGCAACCGGCGCAAGGTGGATCTGGCGCCGGCGGGGCATTTGCTGCTGCCCGAGGCGCGCGCGGTGCTGCGCCATGCGGTCAAGGCCAATGATGTCGCCATGCGCGTCGGGCAGGGCAAGATCGGAGAGCTGGCCCTGGGATATGTCGGCGCGGCCTCTTACAGCGGCGTGCTGGCGCGGCTGCTGCGGCTGTATCGCGACAAGGCGCCGGATGTGCAGTTGCAGCTGACGGCGATGGACCTGGACCTGCAATTCCCCGAGGTTTCGGCCGGCAACCTGGATGCCGGTATCGTCCGTCTGCCCTTTCCGAACATGCCCGAGAACCTTGTCACCCGGACCCTGCGGCAGGAAAAGCTGTGGATCGCGCTGCCGGGCGAACACCGGTTGAAGGACAGCGACGGCGTGCGGCTGGCCGACCTTGGGGGGGAACCCTTTGTCGCCACCCACCTGCCGCCCAACACCGGGTTTTCGGCGTCGATGCACCGGGCCTGCGCCGCAGCGGGGATCATCCCCGACATCGTGCACCGCTCGCCGCAATTCGCATCGATCGTCAGCCTGGTGGCGGCGGGTCTGGGGGTGGCGGTGGTGCCGGAGGCGATGAAGAACCTTTATGTCCCGGACGTGATCTATCGGCCGCTGATGGATGTGAAAGAAACCGCCAACATTTCGATTGTCTACCAGGCGCACCGGGAAAGCCCGGCGCTGGACCTGTTCCTGTCCTGCCTGGACGGGGTTTCCAACTGA
- a CDS encoding H+ Antiporter protein, whose translation MTAKTPQGASAWSPFRQKAYLVLWGATVVSNIGTWMNDVGAGWLMTDLAPSPQIVAAVQAATTLPVFLFAVLAGAVADIVDRRKLLLVVNLVLSVVGHAEAGMQAQIRALLGTPPEIHHLITPTKG comes from the coding sequence ATGACTGCCAAGACACCCCAGGGCGCAAGCGCCTGGAGCCCATTTCGCCAGAAGGCCTACCTTGTTCTCTGGGGTGCCACGGTGGTCTCGAACATCGGGACATGGATGAACGACGTGGGCGCCGGTTGGCTGATGACCGACCTGGCGCCCTCGCCACAGATCGTCGCCGCCGTGCAGGCGGCGACAACGCTGCCGGTGTTCCTGTTTGCCGTGCTGGCGGGCGCGGTGGCCGACATCGTGGACCGGCGCAAACTGCTGCTGGTCGTCAATCTGGTGCTGTCGGTCGTCGGCCATGCCGAGGCCGGGATGCAGGCACAGATCCGCGCCCTTCTCGGTACGCCGCCCGAAATCCATCACCTCATCACACCGACGAAAGGTTGA
- the mmgB_1 gene encoding putative 3-hydroxybutyryl-CoA dehydrogenase: protein MSRIVVVGAGIMGTRICRHFLSAGYQVALVDPTAEALEKAGEFLSGGAVAPVLAGAVADLGDAWRAAEIVIEAVPEILELKHRVIADLEAFFGDSTVIASNTSGLRTAEMTRGMTRPDRFLITHFFNPADLIPAVEVVPGPDTSPDVVTRVAALLNASGKKAACLTADVPGFIANRLQHALMRECFHLVDSGVADPGTIDIVTRYSLGVRMALIGPFLQRDLNGLDTHLNIARYLYADLDARQTPSPVLGAKVAAGETGRKAGQGFYDWDGERQAQMARIEELLPQVVALSAAADDGADDNEGG, encoded by the coding sequence ATGAGCCGTATCGTGGTTGTCGGCGCCGGGATCATGGGGACCCGCATCTGCCGCCATTTCCTGTCCGCCGGGTATCAGGTCGCGCTGGTGGATCCGACGGCAGAGGCGCTTGAAAAGGCTGGTGAATTCCTGTCAGGCGGGGCTGTGGCGCCGGTCCTGGCGGGGGCGGTGGCCGACCTGGGCGACGCCTGGCGCGCCGCGGAAATCGTGATCGAGGCGGTTCCCGAAATCCTGGAGCTGAAGCACCGGGTGATCGCGGATCTGGAAGCGTTCTTTGGCGACTCGACCGTGATCGCGTCCAACACGTCGGGCTTGCGCACGGCGGAAATGACCCGGGGCATGACCCGGCCGGACCGCTTCCTGATCACCCATTTCTTCAACCCCGCCGACCTGATCCCCGCCGTCGAGGTGGTGCCGGGGCCGGACACGTCCCCGGACGTCGTCACGCGGGTTGCCGCCCTTCTGAACGCGTCGGGGAAGAAGGCGGCGTGCCTCACGGCGGACGTGCCGGGTTTCATCGCCAACCGGTTGCAGCACGCCTTGATGCGGGAATGCTTTCACCTGGTCGACAGCGGCGTCGCCGATCCCGGGACGATCGATATCGTGACCCGCTATTCGCTGGGCGTGCGCATGGCGCTGATCGGCCCGTTCCTGCAACGCGACCTGAACGGGCTCGACACCCACCTGAACATCGCGCGTTATCTCTACGCCGATCTGGACGCGCGCCAGACCCCGTCGCCGGTGCTGGGAGCCAAGGTCGCCGCGGGCGAGACCGGGCGCAAGGCGGGGCAGGGGTTCTATGACTGGGACGGCGAACGGCAGGCCCAAATGGCCCGGATCGAGGAACTTCTTCCGCAGGTGGTGGCATTGTCCGCCGCTGCAGATGATGGGGCGGATGACAATGAAGGAGGATGA
- the atoE gene encoding Short-chain fatty acids transporter, translated as MNSITNFFTRIVSRYMPDPLVVAIILTALTVIFAMVSQGTGFFEATRLWGNGFWNLLAFTMQMTVILLAGYILARTPAVDKLMDYLVMGVSSPRAAIILATLVGGVGSWLNWGFGLVLGTLIAQKLGRKVKGLHYPLVIAAGYSGFAVYGVGLSGSVPLLLNTPGHFLEDTIGLIPLSDTIFSPYLIIMNLILLVTLPLFNAMLHPKNPADVIEAAPEPELPIADTEIKDRTLAERLNHSPILGLGMGLFGLLYIVLYLVDGGGVTLNFINLLFLSLGITLFVTPSRFLAALSEGIKVVSGIIIQYPFYAGILAILAGSGLIVTLANWFVSISTAETLPISSFFSAGLINLFVPSGGGQWVIQGPVMMEAAKQLGASIPATALAVQIGDQWTNMVQPFWLLPALAISGLKLKDFMGYMVMVLFYLGVVFLATVSIWGALGAGA; from the coding sequence TTGAACTCGATCACGAACTTTTTCACGCGCATCGTCAGCCGGTACATGCCCGACCCACTGGTCGTGGCCATCATCCTGACGGCGCTTACGGTCATCTTCGCGATGGTCAGCCAGGGCACCGGCTTCTTCGAGGCGACCCGCCTTTGGGGCAACGGCTTCTGGAACCTGCTGGCCTTCACCATGCAGATGACGGTGATCCTGCTGGCGGGCTACATCCTGGCCCGCACGCCGGCCGTCGACAAGCTGATGGACTACCTGGTGATGGGCGTGTCGTCGCCCCGCGCCGCGATCATCCTGGCCACCCTGGTGGGGGGCGTCGGGTCCTGGCTGAACTGGGGCTTCGGCCTGGTGCTGGGCACCCTGATCGCCCAGAAACTTGGCCGCAAGGTCAAGGGCCTGCACTATCCGCTGGTGATCGCCGCCGGCTATTCGGGCTTTGCCGTCTACGGCGTCGGCCTGTCGGGATCCGTGCCGCTTCTGCTGAACACGCCGGGCCACTTCCTGGAAGACACGATCGGGCTGATCCCGCTGAGCGACACGATCTTCTCGCCCTACCTGATCATCATGAACCTGATCCTTCTGGTCACCCTGCCGCTGTTCAACGCCATGCTGCACCCGAAGAACCCGGCGGACGTGATCGAAGCCGCGCCCGAACCCGAACTGCCGATCGCGGACACCGAGATCAAGGACCGCACGCTGGCAGAACGGCTGAACCACTCGCCGATCCTTGGCCTTGGCATGGGTCTTTTCGGGCTGCTTTACATCGTGCTGTACCTGGTCGATGGCGGCGGCGTGACGCTGAACTTCATCAACCTGCTGTTCCTGTCGCTGGGCATCACCCTGTTCGTCACCCCCAGCCGGTTCCTGGCCGCGCTGAGCGAAGGCATCAAGGTCGTTTCGGGGATCATCATCCAGTACCCGTTCTACGCCGGTATCCTGGCGATCCTTGCCGGATCGGGCCTGATCGTGACGCTGGCAAACTGGTTCGTGTCGATCTCCACGGCGGAAACCCTGCCGATCTCGTCCTTCTTCTCGGCCGGCCTGATCAACCTCTTCGTCCCGTCGGGCGGCGGTCAGTGGGTCATCCAGGGCCCGGTCATGATGGAAGCCGCCAAGCAGCTTGGCGCATCCATCCCGGCCACGGCGCTTGCGGTGCAGATCGGGGACCAGTGGACCAACATGGTACAGCCCTTCTGGCTTCTGCCGGCGCTGGCCATCTCGGGGCTGAAGCTGAAGGACTTCATGGGCTACATGGTCATGGTGCTGTTCTACCTCGGCGTCGTCTTCCTGGCGACGGTCTCGATCTGGGGCGCCCTCGGAGCCGGAGCCTGA
- the hdhA gene encoding 7-alpha-hydroxysteroid dehydrogenase, with protein sequence MSFEQRRAAVITGGAQGIGAAITQRLKADGFRTIVLDITAPAADVAADVDAFHQIDLSDAEATRALTARIAATDDVTCLVNNVGIVAPAPVEDVALDDFDRLMHVNLRPSIICTQAFLPGMKALGGGRIVMNTSRVTLGKELRTLYSATKGAAQSMARTWALELGPHGITVNCVAPGPIGTDAFWKNNPPDAPRTREIIEHVPVRRVGTGADVANAVSFFCAPEAGFVTGQTLFVCGGVTVG encoded by the coding sequence TTGAGCTTTGAGCAACGCCGCGCCGCCGTCATCACCGGCGGCGCCCAGGGCATCGGCGCGGCGATCACCCAGCGCCTGAAGGCCGACGGGTTCCGCACCATCGTGCTGGACATCACCGCGCCGGCCGCCGACGTGGCCGCCGACGTGGACGCCTTTCACCAGATCGACCTGTCGGACGCCGAAGCGACCCGGGCCCTGACCGCCCGGATCGCCGCGACCGATGACGTCACCTGCCTTGTCAACAACGTCGGCATCGTGGCCCCCGCCCCTGTCGAAGACGTTGCGCTGGACGATTTCGACCGGCTGATGCACGTCAACCTGCGCCCGTCGATCATCTGCACGCAGGCCTTCCTGCCGGGGATGAAGGCTTTGGGCGGCGGGCGGATCGTGATGAACACCAGCCGCGTGACCCTGGGCAAGGAACTGCGCACGCTCTACTCCGCGACCAAGGGCGCGGCCCAGTCCATGGCCCGCACCTGGGCGCTGGAACTGGGGCCGCATGGCATCACCGTCAATTGCGTGGCCCCCGGCCCCATCGGCACCGATGCCTTCTGGAAGAACAACCCTCCCGATGCCCCGCGCACCCGCGAGATCATCGAACATGTCCCCGTCCGCCGCGTCGGCACCGGCGCGGACGTGGCCAACGCGGTGTCGTTCTTCTGCGCGCCGGAAGCGGGGTTCGTGACCGGCCAGACGCTGTTCGTCTGCGGGGGCGTCACGGTCGGCTGA
- a CDS encoding YciI-like protein, giving the protein MPWMVETYDKPGCADLRIQLRPAHLDYLEANKHLLLACGAKLDDAGDLASGGLYVLDVDTRAEAEAFIKADPFHEGDLFERVFVTRWRKAYLDGRNTLNED; this is encoded by the coding sequence ATGCCATGGATGGTTGAAACCTACGACAAACCCGGATGCGCAGACCTGCGCATCCAACTTCGCCCGGCCCACCTGGACTACCTGGAGGCCAACAAGCACCTGCTGCTCGCCTGCGGCGCCAAGCTTGACGATGCGGGCGACCTGGCCAGCGGCGGGCTTTACGTGCTGGACGTGGACACTAGGGCCGAGGCGGAGGCCTTCATCAAGGCCGACCCTTTCCACGAAGGCGACCTGTTCGAGAGGGTCTTCGTGACCCGTTGGCGCAAGGCCTATCTTGACGGGCGCAACACCCTGAACGAGGACTGA
- a CDS encoding hydroxyacylglutathione hydrolase has translation MTLPVADTWFSSTKVAPGVTRICEPHAHLLIRANMFLVEGAERDMIVDTGCGVIPLRPFVDSLRADPGKDVVCVSTHTHIDHIGGVHEFDTRLVHPIEADEMAAPSAITSILRKDLPDWVRDFVAPQEEVLLHALPFEGYDPAGYRLRGAAATGLLEEGDRVDLGDRSFEVIHLPGHSPGGIGLWESGTGTLFAGDAIYDGTLIYEGPGTSIEAYRETFGKLKGLAVGVVHGGHNGSFGAERMAGIIADHEGLWGG, from the coding sequence ATGACCTTGCCTGTTGCCGACACCTGGTTTTCCTCGACGAAGGTCGCGCCGGGGGTGACGCGGATCTGCGAGCCGCACGCGCACCTGCTGATCCGGGCGAACATGTTCCTGGTCGAAGGGGCGGAGCGGGACATGATCGTGGATACCGGCTGCGGGGTGATCCCGCTGAGGCCCTTCGTGGACAGCCTGCGGGCGGATCCGGGGAAGGATGTCGTCTGCGTGTCGACCCACACCCATATCGATCACATCGGGGGCGTGCATGAATTCGACACCCGGCTGGTGCATCCGATCGAGGCCGATGAGATGGCGGCGCCGTCGGCGATCACGTCGATCCTGCGAAAGGATCTGCCGGACTGGGTCAGGGACTTCGTGGCGCCGCAGGAGGAGGTGCTGCTGCATGCGCTGCCGTTCGAGGGCTACGATCCGGCAGGCTATCGGTTGAGGGGGGCGGCGGCGACGGGGCTGCTGGAGGAAGGCGACCGGGTGGATCTGGGCGACCGGAGCTTTGAGGTGATCCACCTGCCGGGGCATTCGCCGGGCGGGATCGGGCTGTGGGAAAGCGGGACGGGGACGCTGTTTGCGGGCGATGCGATCTATGACGGGACCCTGATTTACGAGGGGCCCGGGACGAGCATCGAGGCGTATCGGGAGACCTTTGGCAAGCTGAAGGGGCTGGCGGTCGGGGTGGTTCATGGCGGCCACAACGGGAGCTTCGGGGCCGAGAGGATGGCCGGGATCATCGCCGATCATGAGGGGCTCTGGGGCGGGTGA
- the yhhW gene encoding Quercetin 2,3-dioxygenase yields MNMIHENMNRGLTRKGWAEARHTFSFGDFLDPTRMGFARLRVLNEDWIVPGAGFAPHDHADMDILTLVLSGRIRHDDSLGNRAEISPGEVQLMRAGSGITHSEVNASEEEAAHVLQIWLIPDRRGGTPGYQSTPLAPGLLAGPDGPLTLGSDSTLRYLRPTEGEETAIELAPGRAVFVQILDGFALIDGERVTAGDGLQITTTPPALHWQSDGAALIFDMPA; encoded by the coding sequence ATGAACATGATCCACGAGAACATGAACCGGGGGCTGACCCGCAAGGGTTGGGCCGAGGCGCGGCACACCTTTTCCTTCGGCGACTTTCTTGACCCGACGCGCATGGGCTTTGCCCGGCTGCGGGTGCTGAACGAGGATTGGATCGTGCCCGGCGCGGGCTTTGCGCCGCATGACCACGCCGACATGGACATCCTGACGCTGGTCCTGTCGGGGCGCATCCGGCACGACGACAGCCTGGGCAACCGGGCCGAAATCAGCCCCGGCGAGGTGCAGCTGATGCGCGCCGGCAGCGGCATCACCCATTCCGAGGTCAACGCCTCGGAGGAGGAAGCCGCCCATGTGCTGCAGATCTGGCTGATCCCCGACCGGCGCGGCGGCACGCCGGGCTACCAGTCCACGCCGCTGGCCCCCGGCCTTCTGGCGGGTCCGGACGGACCGCTGACGCTCGGCTCGGACAGCACGCTGCGCTACCTGCGCCCGACCGAGGGCGAAGAGACCGCGATCGAGCTGGCCCCCGGACGGGCCGTGTTCGTCCAGATCCTCGACGGCTTTGCCCTCATCGACGGTGAACGCGTGACCGCCGGCGACGGGCTGCAAATCACCACGACCCCGCCCGCCCTGCACTGGCAAAGCGACGGGGCCGCCCTGATCTTCGACATGCCTGCCTGA
- the catC gene encoding Muconolactone Delta-isomerase, which translates to MLFQVEMIVNIPADLDPEVAAETKAREKAYSQDLQKSGVWRHIWRKAGLYENTSIFDCRDNDHLHEVLMGLPLYPYMEMKITPLCRHPSSIREDDS; encoded by the coding sequence ATGCTGTTTCAAGTCGAAATGATCGTGAACATTCCCGCCGACCTGGATCCCGAGGTCGCGGCCGAAACCAAGGCCCGTGAAAAGGCCTATAGCCAGGATCTGCAGAAATCGGGCGTCTGGCGTCACATCTGGCGCAAGGCGGGGCTTTACGAGAACACCTCGATCTTCGACTGCCGCGACAACGACCACCTGCACGAGGTGCTGATGGGCCTGCCGCTTTATCCCTACATGGAGATGAAGATCACGCCGCTCTGCCGCCACCCATCGTCGATCCGCGAGGACGATTCTTGA
- the cpo gene encoding Non-heme chloroperoxidase: MSWNPTQTPDCPDALPESLDSIDTLIIPRTRDLGGFVVRRALPAPKRQMVGPFIFFDQMGPAEFLTGGGIDVRPHPHIGLATVTYLYKGEFHHRDSTGADQMVYPGEVNWMIAGGGVIHSERTSEDLKAITVPVLVLHGDDDQIVPIADSALKAIDLLANGTLKTYPGFPHGMLTVNADTLNADLLAFVEA; encoded by the coding sequence ATGAGCTGGAACCCCACCCAGACCCCCGACTGCCCCGATGCCCTGCCCGAAAGCCTCGACTCGATCGACACCCTGATCATCCCGCGCACCCGCGACCTTGGCGGCTTCGTCGTCCGCCGCGCGCTGCCCGCGCCCAAGCGCCAGATGGTCGGGCCCTTCATCTTCTTCGACCAGATGGGCCCGGCCGAATTCCTCACCGGGGGCGGCATCGACGTGCGCCCGCATCCCCATATCGGGCTGGCCACGGTCACCTATCTTTACAAGGGCGAATTCCATCACCGCGACAGCACCGGCGCCGACCAGATGGTCTACCCGGGCGAGGTCAACTGGATGATCGCGGGCGGCGGCGTGATCCATTCCGAACGCACCAGCGAAGACCTGAAGGCGATCACCGTGCCGGTGCTGGTCCTTCACGGCGACGATGACCAGATTGTCCCGATCGCCGATTCGGCGCTGAAGGCCATCGACCTGCTGGCGAACGGCACGCTGAAGACCTATCCGGGATTCCCGCACGGCATGCTGACCGTGAACGCCGATACGCTCAACGCGGACCTGCTGGCCTTTGTCGAAGCCTGA